Proteins found in one Nocardia brasiliensis ATCC 700358 genomic segment:
- a CDS encoding site-specific integrase — protein MVVGGVKRSLCVSHAQHLRNWLKQSRTSRHDPEWEEFFRDSTVVASTSPPSARGLLSLAALPIGLQREIRYALHRHAQIAWRAQWRPPVLRTVVEILVIAGVRSLTDPAVAELADANTRSPRYVLLALVSAARSLMFTAESARTAGWFDPILVGAAPFRDAGGRCRRKPWDLTPVKQRWLRDVLWDHLRDEALKPAGRSPTAQTIYYRLSGVGLLSAVLEHNRADHGEYPRALVKADAEMVKQTWDLWFQEKIPLPVVTAHNQPRVFSASTRQVLMSAVRIVLRDARAQGRTAAELDPFILSLPEYPVPQSNPRPRPLSYGDFQLLVAPESLRALDALDIENTGLSDIWLTHACQGGRIGETLSLRLGCIGIVGAAQPYIWRDVSKVGVVDYGMPCYLPVYECLLRRQEITRDRLRTRYRDELAALDERGQARLEARWEREMPLFPRANANYDLTLFATLAWFRDLFNEWLQGLGLSSITSHQTRATLATSLLNNGAPPALVRQLLGHFSEKALAHYATYNNDTMTRHLQRIWAAGPGMDKPGTILLRPTELKAENPAAVAARIDLTVVPVEHGLCRYSPVVGGAACPYGKNCSDGPKGPCEHFVLTGADLAYWERKRDAAVHFAEGAPTDDARDYILSQWETWDPVLTSLRQALDELGLLEAAEQLDLRSPVHDYFDPLFSTGFHLGQLNSTAETV, from the coding sequence ATGGTCGTGGGCGGGGTCAAACGATCACTCTGCGTCAGCCACGCCCAGCACCTGAGGAACTGGCTGAAACAGTCGAGAACCTCGCGGCACGATCCGGAATGGGAAGAGTTCTTCCGCGATTCGACCGTCGTCGCCTCCACATCGCCGCCCAGCGCCCGGGGCCTGTTGTCGCTGGCAGCGCTCCCGATCGGATTGCAGCGCGAGATCCGATATGCCCTGCATCGGCATGCTCAGATTGCCTGGCGCGCCCAATGGCGACCGCCGGTGCTGCGGACCGTCGTCGAGATACTGGTGATCGCGGGAGTTCGTTCTCTCACCGATCCGGCGGTCGCCGAGTTGGCGGACGCGAACACCCGAAGTCCGCGATATGTCTTGCTGGCCTTGGTGTCTGCGGCTCGAAGCCTCATGTTCACCGCGGAATCAGCAAGAACGGCTGGGTGGTTCGACCCGATCCTGGTCGGCGCGGCGCCGTTTCGCGATGCGGGAGGTCGCTGCCGGCGAAAGCCTTGGGATCTCACCCCGGTGAAACAGCGTTGGCTGCGCGATGTCCTCTGGGATCACTTGCGCGACGAAGCGCTCAAACCCGCTGGCAGGAGCCCCACGGCGCAGACGATCTACTATCGGCTCTCTGGGGTCGGGCTTCTTTCGGCGGTGCTCGAACACAACCGCGCCGACCACGGCGAATACCCGCGAGCTTTGGTCAAGGCCGACGCGGAGATGGTCAAACAGACCTGGGACCTGTGGTTCCAGGAGAAGATTCCCCTGCCGGTGGTCACCGCCCACAATCAGCCGCGGGTCTTCAGCGCCTCGACTCGGCAGGTTCTCATGTCCGCGGTCCGGATCGTGCTACGCGATGCTCGTGCTCAGGGCCGGACCGCTGCCGAACTCGACCCGTTCATTCTCAGTCTGCCGGAATATCCTGTCCCGCAGAGTAATCCACGGCCACGACCGCTGAGCTACGGCGACTTCCAGCTGCTGGTCGCGCCGGAGAGCCTGCGGGCACTGGATGCTCTCGACATCGAGAACACGGGCCTGTCCGATATCTGGCTCACCCACGCATGCCAGGGAGGCCGGATCGGCGAGACGTTGAGTCTTCGGCTCGGCTGCATCGGAATCGTCGGCGCCGCGCAGCCCTACATCTGGCGCGATGTCTCCAAGGTCGGTGTCGTCGACTACGGAATGCCGTGCTACCTGCCTGTTTACGAGTGCCTGCTCCGACGGCAGGAAATCACCCGGGACAGGTTGCGCACCCGCTACCGCGACGAACTGGCCGCCCTCGACGAACGCGGCCAGGCTCGTCTGGAAGCCAGGTGGGAGCGGGAGATGCCACTGTTTCCTCGCGCGAACGCCAACTACGACCTGACACTGTTCGCCACTCTGGCCTGGTTCCGTGACCTGTTCAACGAATGGCTGCAAGGACTCGGGCTCAGCTCGATCACCTCGCATCAGACCCGGGCGACGCTGGCCACCTCACTGCTGAACAACGGCGCCCCACCGGCACTGGTCCGGCAGTTGCTCGGGCATTTCTCCGAGAAAGCGCTGGCCCACTACGCCACCTACAACAACGACACCATGACGAGGCACTTGCAGCGGATCTGGGCTGCCGGGCCCGGCATGGACAAGCCCGGCACCATCCTGCTGCGCCCCACCGAGCTGAAGGCCGAGAACCCCGCTGCCGTGGCGGCCCGGATCGACCTGACCGTGGTGCCGGTCGAGCATGGTCTCTGCCGCTACAGCCCGGTCGTCGGCGGCGCGGCCTGCCCTTACGGCAAGAATTGCAGCGACGGACCGAAGGGCCCCTGCGAGCACTTCGTGCTCACCGGCGCGGACCTGGCCTATTGGGAACGCAAACGCGACGCCGCAGTCCATTTCGCCGAAGGCGCGCCCACCGATGACGCCCGTGACTACATCCTCAGCCAATGGGAGACCTGGGACCCGGTGCTCACCAGCCTGCGCCAGGCCCTGGACGAACTCGGCCTGCTCGAAGCCGCCGAACAGCTCGATCTGCGCAGCCCCGTCCATGACTACTTCGACCCGCTGTTCTCCACCGGATTCCATCTGGGGCAACTGAACTCGACCGCCGAGACCGTCTGA
- a CDS encoding tyrosine-type recombinase/integrase: protein MPTFATHTSPPAAVDLDRFMVRKVRHRDGRLSHWIFTPSGEVHRPSLTVLTRYGTSTQETYAYSLVDHLNWLYVNNRGPDTVTFDDLRRYMNGVTGRVDGVYGLVWRRPEQKPLGPSAAGNVATVVKAYYLSLQVTGEVRPDLVEALTCGRSFARGGRRSVESNPLAPHKGSRRPRFLPDEVVEALFEPGVLPTARDVMIVTWLHDGGLRVGGLCGLRFCDLHLTRNHPCGQRADPHVHVVGRDDNPNRARAKSYVPATSARDGYTVDGVIRAVSNDMISTFYAYLLDEFHPIQHLADHEQVLVHLTGATAGAALHTGGVRKMLRRACGRAGLNVHLVPHSFRHKAAAALYAESDFNAELTAQEFGWSSPAMVTEVYGKSANRHAMKFLQQAWDATARPPAEPYLAPAHGRGVES, encoded by the coding sequence ATGCCTACATTCGCCACACATACGTCCCCACCGGCGGCGGTGGATCTCGATCGGTTCATGGTCCGGAAGGTCCGCCACCGCGACGGCCGGTTGTCGCACTGGATCTTCACCCCGTCCGGGGAGGTGCATCGTCCGTCGCTGACGGTGCTGACCAGGTACGGGACCTCGACACAGGAGACCTACGCCTACAGCCTCGTCGATCACCTGAACTGGCTGTATGTGAACAACCGCGGCCCGGACACGGTCACCTTCGATGACCTGCGCCGCTACATGAACGGCGTGACCGGCCGGGTCGACGGCGTCTACGGCCTGGTCTGGCGGCGACCGGAGCAGAAGCCGCTGGGCCCGTCGGCGGCGGGCAACGTCGCGACGGTGGTGAAGGCTTACTATCTGTCGTTGCAGGTGACCGGCGAGGTCCGGCCGGATCTGGTCGAGGCGTTGACCTGCGGCCGCAGCTTCGCTCGTGGTGGTCGGCGGTCGGTCGAGTCGAATCCTCTTGCCCCGCACAAGGGTTCGCGTCGGCCGCGGTTCTTGCCGGACGAGGTCGTCGAGGCGTTGTTCGAGCCCGGGGTTCTCCCGACTGCCCGCGACGTCATGATCGTGACCTGGTTGCACGACGGTGGGCTGCGCGTCGGCGGGCTCTGCGGGCTGCGGTTCTGCGACCTGCACCTGACCCGGAACCACCCCTGCGGGCAGCGCGCGGATCCGCATGTCCACGTCGTCGGCCGCGACGACAACCCCAATCGGGCTCGCGCGAAGTCTTACGTTCCGGCGACCTCGGCCCGGGACGGTTACACCGTCGACGGGGTGATCCGCGCGGTCTCGAACGACATGATCAGCACGTTCTACGCCTACCTGCTCGACGAGTTCCATCCGATCCAGCACCTGGCCGACCACGAGCAGGTCCTGGTCCACCTCACCGGCGCCACCGCCGGCGCGGCGCTGCACACCGGCGGTGTCCGCAAGATGCTGCGCCGCGCCTGCGGCCGTGCTGGCCTGAACGTCCACCTGGTTCCGCATTCCTTCCGGCACAAGGCCGCGGCCGCGCTCTATGCCGAGTCGGACTTCAACGCCGAGCTGACCGCGCAGGAGTTCGGCTGGTCCAGCCCGGCCATGGTCACCGAGGTCTACGGAAAGTCGGCCAACCGCCACGCGATGAAGTTCCTTCAGCAGGCGTGGGACGCCACCGCCCGCCCACCGGCCGAGCCGTATCTTGCGCCGGCACACGGGCGCGGAGTCGAGTCGTGA
- a CDS encoding caspase family protein yields the protein MTGEPGGGGPRRFLIAVAVADHAVAGPGWDRPGLYRAREDLVRLFTGRFGYKLVETVGMNPTAAQLLDALDRFCHDDDRRPDDMLAVYFTGHGERLDELDRHVLFTADTDPDRPHLAARTSDIADAILYKTPVRRLLLMLDTCYSGSGGAEFAAKALDSYLRRWGTKVGDGIVVLSSAQPRQLAEAGRFPRLLTEAAGSLAAAGYSPPIIAIPALVSELRKHGADPAVQDIVYHLLALTEDIPEFLPNPRHHPSMTGVDLALQQAQEWEDHAERREVEFRTRLLVRAMGNRDGKGWWFCGRRAALTDITTWLTRPDPNRPLLAVTGNPGSGKTAVLGLIAALAHSEYRDTVPVHSLNLPPEAVPNPGIVDVAIYAQNLTIDQVRDGIAAAAQLSVSTIGELAEALHEREAALTVLIDGLDEATEPRQLARKLLRPLLDHACDGIRLLVGTRPYLLDEFGLTRESALDLDAPRHADLDALRTYAIRGLVAAAPDSIYTDQRPPVIRAVASAIAEQAYPSFLVTRIVAATLSADPKLPNTYDPAWRASLPALPGDAMRRDLQSRLGEDAQRARNLLRPLALAQGQGLPWEDLWASIASQMAGITYTDEDLMWLRHTAGSYVVEATENGRSAYRLYHQALAEHLIRDHDSTAAHTAFVHVLKQRVPLDGDGYPDWELAHPYTLRYLATHAAHAGLIDELITDTDYLVHAEPAPLLAAMLRVESEDGLLTRAIYRCHHHHLPPIRRRQVLAIEAARFGAARQQHQLSRRTRWKIRWATGTLTHPAHRSTLTGHTSWVEAVECSTLAGHAVAVTTGDDGTVRVWDLTTGSLTTGTERAVLASGHGAASAVACTMLDGDLVAVTGSHDHTVRVWDLATGIERAEFTGHRSAVRAVACTAIDGHPVAVTGSRDRTVRVWDLITGAERAVLHGHTGSVSAVACTVLDGHAVAVTGGDDDTVRVWDLNTGVERAVLTGHAGWVGAVVCTAIDGQPIAVTGSSDRTVRVWDLTTGTERAILTGHTGWVQAVACTMLDGHLIAVTGSDDNTVRVWDLATPHPQMLESGPGESGQAPAMQLTRKKTGAFEQHAAHAGWGWAVASTTLGKDAVAVICSHDEILRVWDLRTGLERARLAGQTAAVLSVACTMLDGCPVAVTSDVNTVRVWDLATGTEHAVLPAHIDISGALACTIVDEHPVAVIGTEDGTVRVWDLTTRTQRTEFIGHRDLVLAVDCTAIDGHPVAVTGSDDGTVRVWDLAAESERAVFVTDDGSVNSVACTAIDGRPVAVTGSRDGTVRIWDLTTETEHGVLTGHTDKVMGAACTQLHKHPVAITGSYDRTVRMWDLVTMSTVAVLDCPERVRFVHVGPGSEIIVGLDGDIAVLDYLPPA from the coding sequence ATGACCGGTGAGCCGGGCGGCGGTGGCCCACGGCGGTTTCTGATCGCGGTGGCGGTTGCTGATCATGCTGTTGCGGGTCCGGGCTGGGACAGGCCGGGGTTGTACCGGGCACGGGAGGACCTGGTGCGGCTGTTCACCGGGAGGTTCGGCTACAAGCTGGTCGAGACGGTGGGCATGAACCCCACCGCGGCACAGCTGTTGGACGCGCTCGACCGGTTCTGTCACGACGACGACCGGCGTCCCGATGACATGCTGGCGGTGTATTTCACCGGGCACGGTGAGCGTCTCGACGAGCTCGACCGTCACGTGTTGTTCACCGCCGACACCGACCCCGACCGCCCGCATCTGGCGGCGCGTACCAGCGACATCGCTGACGCGATCTTGTACAAGACCCCGGTGCGGCGGCTGCTGCTGATGCTCGATACCTGCTACTCGGGCAGCGGCGGCGCCGAATTCGCTGCCAAGGCACTGGACTCCTACCTACGTCGGTGGGGCACCAAGGTAGGGGACGGGATCGTCGTGCTCAGCTCAGCACAACCGCGTCAGCTCGCTGAGGCCGGGCGGTTCCCGCGCCTGCTCACCGAAGCGGCCGGGTCACTTGCCGCGGCCGGCTACAGTCCTCCGATCATCGCCATCCCCGCCTTGGTGAGCGAACTGCGTAAGCACGGCGCCGATCCTGCTGTTCAGGACATCGTCTATCACCTGCTGGCATTGACCGAGGACATACCGGAGTTCCTGCCCAACCCTCGTCATCACCCGAGCATGACCGGTGTCGATCTCGCGTTGCAGCAGGCGCAGGAGTGGGAGGATCACGCCGAGCGCCGCGAGGTCGAGTTCCGTACTCGGCTGCTGGTGCGGGCGATGGGCAACCGCGACGGCAAGGGCTGGTGGTTCTGCGGACGCCGCGCGGCGCTCACCGACATCACCACATGGCTCACCCGCCCCGACCCGAACCGGCCGCTGCTTGCGGTGACCGGTAACCCTGGCTCAGGCAAGACCGCGGTGCTCGGGCTGATCGCTGCCCTGGCCCACTCGGAATATCGCGATACCGTGCCTGTCCACAGCCTGAACCTTCCACCGGAAGCGGTTCCGAATCCCGGGATCGTGGATGTGGCGATCTACGCCCAGAACCTCACCATCGACCAGGTCCGAGACGGCATAGCCGCTGCCGCCCAACTGTCCGTGAGCACGATCGGGGAACTCGCCGAAGCTCTACACGAGCGAGAGGCGGCGCTGACGGTGCTGATCGATGGCCTCGACGAAGCCACCGAACCGCGTCAGCTGGCCCGAAAACTGCTGCGCCCGTTACTCGATCACGCCTGCGACGGGATCCGGCTGCTGGTCGGTACCCGCCCCTACCTACTCGACGAATTCGGGCTGACACGTGAGTCGGCACTGGACCTCGATGCGCCGCGCCACGCCGACCTCGACGCGTTGAGAACCTACGCCATCCGCGGACTCGTCGCGGCAGCACCCGACAGCATTTACACCGACCAAAGACCACCAGTGATCCGTGCGGTCGCCAGCGCAATCGCCGAGCAAGCGTATCCCTCGTTCTTGGTCACCCGAATCGTCGCCGCGACCCTGTCCGCCGACCCGAAACTGCCGAACACCTACGATCCCGCCTGGCGGGCGTCGCTGCCCGCCTTGCCCGGGGACGCCATGCGCCGCGACCTGCAATCGCGGCTCGGTGAAGATGCCCAGCGAGCACGGAACTTGTTGCGGCCCTTGGCGTTAGCGCAAGGTCAAGGGCTCCCGTGGGAAGACCTGTGGGCGTCGATCGCCTCCCAGATGGCCGGGATCACCTACACCGACGAGGATCTGATGTGGCTGCGCCACACCGCGGGCTCCTACGTCGTGGAAGCCACCGAGAACGGACGCTCGGCCTACCGCCTCTACCATCAAGCCCTCGCCGAACACCTCATCCGAGACCACGACTCCACCGCCGCCCACACCGCGTTCGTGCACGTATTGAAACAGCGGGTACCTCTAGACGGTGACGGATACCCAGACTGGGAACTCGCCCACCCCTACACGTTGCGCTATCTGGCCACCCACGCTGCCCATGCCGGCCTGATAGACGAGCTGATCACCGACACGGACTACCTTGTCCATGCCGAACCCGCGCCCCTGCTGGCCGCCATGCTTCGGGTAGAGAGCGAAGACGGGCTACTGACCCGAGCCATCTATCGCTGCCATCACCATCACCTCCCACCGATCCGTCGCCGCCAAGTACTGGCCATCGAAGCCGCACGCTTCGGAGCCGCACGCCAGCAACATCAGCTCAGCCGGAGAACGAGGTGGAAAATCCGCTGGGCCACAGGCACACTCACTCATCCAGCGCACCGCTCCACACTCACCGGGCATACCAGTTGGGTCGAAGCGGTGGAATGCAGCACGTTGGCCGGGCACGCTGTCGCGGTCACTACCGGCGACGACGGCACGGTGCGGGTCTGGGACCTAACCACAGGGAGCCTAACCACAGGGACCGAGCGAGCGGTGCTTGCCAGCGGTCATGGCGCCGCCAGCGCTGTGGCCTGCACCATGCTCGATGGAGACCTGGTCGCGGTCACCGGTAGTCATGACCACACGGTGCGGGTGTGGGACCTGGCCACAGGCATCGAACGTGCCGAGTTCACTGGCCATCGCAGCGCTGTCCGGGCAGTGGCCTGCACCGCGATCGATGGGCACCCGGTCGCAGTCACCGGTAGTCGCGACCGCACGGTGCGGGTGTGGGACCTGATCACCGGAGCCGAACGTGCTGTGCTTCACGGCCATACAGGCTCGGTTTCGGCTGTGGCCTGCACGGTTCTGGACGGTCACGCTGTCGCAGTCACCGGCGGTGACGATGACACGGTGAGAGTCTGGGACCTGAACACAGGAGTTGAACGCGCTGTGCTCACTGGGCACGCCGGTTGGGTCGGGGCGGTGGTGTGTACCGCGATCGACGGGCAGCCGATTGCGGTCACCGGCAGCAGCGACCGCACGGTGCGGGTCTGGGACCTGACCACGGGAACCGAACGCGCCATACTCACCGGACACACGGGCTGGGTTCAGGCAGTGGCCTGCACGATGCTCGATGGGCACCTGATCGCTGTCACCGGCAGCGACGACAACACCGTGCGGGTTTGGGATCTCGCTACACCTCACCCGCAGATGCTCGAATCCGGGCCGGGCGAATCAGGACAAGCCCCTGCGATGCAGCTCACTCGCAAGAAGACCGGCGCCTTCGAACAGCACGCTGCCCACGCGGGCTGGGGCTGGGCGGTGGCGAGTACCACGCTCGGGAAAGACGCGGTAGCTGTCATCTGCAGCCACGATGAGATATTGCGGGTCTGGGACCTGCGCACCGGGTTGGAACGCGCCAGACTTGCCGGCCAAACGGCCGCTGTCTTGTCGGTGGCCTGCACCATGCTTGACGGTTGTCCGGTCGCGGTCACCAGCGACGTAAACACGGTTCGAGTTTGGGACCTGGCCACGGGCACCGAACATGCCGTGCTTCCTGCGCACATCGACATCAGCGGGGCACTGGCCTGCACGATAGTTGACGAGCACCCTGTCGCCGTCATTGGCACCGAGGATGGCACGGTGCGGGTGTGGGACCTGACCACGAGAACCCAGCGCACCGAGTTCATCGGCCACAGGGACTTGGTCCTGGCAGTGGACTGCACTGCGATCGATGGGCATCCGGTTGCTGTCACCGGCAGTGACGACGGCACGGTGCGGGTCTGGGACTTGGCCGCCGAATCCGAACGCGCTGTGTTCGTTACCGACGACGGCTCGGTCAATTCGGTAGCCTGCACGGCCATTGACGGACGGCCGGTCGCTGTCACAGGCAGTCGCGACGGCACTGTACGGATCTGGGACCTGACTACGGAGACCGAGCACGGGGTACTCACCGGCCACACCGACAAGGTCATGGGGGCAGCCTGCACCCAGCTCCACAAGCACCCGGTCGCTATTACCGGCAGCTACGACCGCACAGTACGAATGTGGGACCTCGTCACGATGTCCACTGTTGCGGTGCTCGATTGCCCAGAGCGCGTGCGTTTCGTGCATGTAGGCCCTGGCAGCGAAATCATCGTGGGGCTCGACGGCGACATCGCAGTACTCGACTATCTGCCTCCAGCGTAG
- a CDS encoding HIT domain-containing protein, with amino-acid sequence MQTDQRGLDGLRRATVQPDPLTDPLFGKGIRPGGGFDAHCAFCRIAAGTGPAEIKSVRPHSIELVPLDPVTAGHRIVIPRKHVANVGIDPEISGAVFAHAAELASAHPNAFVTTSRGGPATQTIEHLHLHVVPMRPDGGLPILWTGQLKTSEVPVMHECGFCARAVAPENIVEQWPDADLISPVNPVTTGHVMVVPHQHGSFSDSAFARSAMEHAAEWASRTPDQSANLVAPFGPDVQNNDHSKIHYVPRHYGDQLPMPWTPQQSGKE; translated from the coding sequence GTGCAGACCGATCAGCGCGGCCTCGATGGCCTCCGGCGCGCCACAGTGCAGCCGGACCCGCTGACAGATCCGTTGTTCGGAAAGGGGATTCGTCCAGGGGGCGGATTCGATGCGCATTGTGCGTTCTGTCGGATCGCCGCAGGCACGGGCCCTGCCGAAATCAAGTCGGTCCGGCCGCACTCGATTGAGCTTGTACCGTTGGATCCGGTTACGGCAGGGCATCGCATCGTCATCCCCAGGAAGCACGTCGCCAATGTCGGCATAGATCCGGAGATTTCTGGGGCGGTGTTCGCGCATGCTGCTGAACTCGCGTCTGCCCATCCCAATGCTTTCGTTACTACAAGTCGTGGCGGACCGGCCACTCAGACGATAGAGCACCTTCATCTGCATGTCGTGCCGATGAGACCGGACGGCGGCTTGCCTATCCTGTGGACAGGCCAGCTGAAAACGAGCGAGGTGCCAGTGATGCACGAATGTGGTTTCTGTGCCCGTGCGGTAGCACCTGAGAATATTGTTGAGCAATGGCCCGACGCCGACCTGATTTCGCCGGTCAATCCGGTCACTACAGGTCATGTCATGGTAGTGCCGCATCAGCACGGTAGCTTTTCTGATTCGGCATTCGCACGATCGGCGATGGAACACGCCGCAGAGTGGGCGAGCCGAACTCCTGACCAATCCGCCAATCTCGTTGCGCCGTTCGGGCCGGATGTGCAGAACAACGACCACTCGAAAATTCACTATGTACCCCGCCACTACGGCGACCAACTCCCAATGCCCTGGACGCCACAGCAAAGCGGAAAAGAATAG
- a CDS encoding DinB family protein codes for MLRINDTPTAWDERTQLTTFLDYARHTALAKCEGVSAENACKAVLPSSPLMTINGLISHLRWVENQWFRVVFLGEEDHAPWTDEDPDREMRIAVDIPLPRLLDEYAENSAHYRTLVAAHSLDTLARRTIRDGVRVDLRWILLHLTEETARHNGHLDILRELLDGTTGK; via the coding sequence ATGCTCAGAATCAACGACACTCCGACCGCGTGGGACGAACGCACCCAGCTCACCACGTTCCTCGACTACGCACGCCACACCGCCCTCGCTAAATGCGAAGGCGTCTCCGCCGAAAACGCCTGCAAGGCAGTCTTGCCGAGCTCACCGCTGATGACCATCAACGGCCTGATCAGCCACCTGCGCTGGGTCGAGAACCAATGGTTCCGGGTGGTCTTCCTCGGCGAGGAAGACCACGCCCCCTGGACCGACGAAGACCCCGACCGCGAGATGCGCATCGCCGTCGACATCCCCCTCCCACGATTGCTCGACGAGTACGCCGAGAACAGTGCCCACTACCGCACACTGGTCGCCGCGCACAGTCTGGACACCCTCGCCAGACGAACCATCCGTGATGGCGTCCGAGTCGACCTGCGCTGGATTCTGCTGCACCTCACCGAAGAGACGGCTCGCCACAACGGCCACCTCGACATCCTCCGCGAGTTGCTCGACGGCACCACGGGCAAATAG
- a CDS encoding FAD-binding oxidoreductase has product MDRTDHAIRDSLRDIVGSAHVLVDPARTRGYTTDWTGRWVGSTVAVVRPGSTAEVSAVVTACSEAHIPITTQGGNTGLVGGGIPQAGSVLLSTKRLDLLESVDPIACTIAAGAGVTVARADAAASAHGLRFGVDLASRESATLGGIVATNAGGTRMIRFGDTRSQLLGVEAVLADGSVLSRWTPLARDNVGYDLAGLLAGSEGTLAVITKVLMKLVTPAADSSIFLAGVATVDAALRVYELVARSGLTIEAAELMTADGIEIVCKHTDMRRPFESHSRFYVLFEVSALRGTEDALLEIFAEAEGFVDDVAIDRRPARKLWRLREAHTESIGRASSTPVIKLDLSVPLESMSSFVGAVESAVAQRFPTTRSIMFGHFADGNIHVNLLDVPSAQADSITEAVFGVVTDHRGSISAESGVGRAKTQWLHLGRSAIDVYMMKRIKLVLDPRLSLNPGVLFSWGAR; this is encoded by the coding sequence ATGGACCGTACCGACCACGCAATTCGGGATTCGCTGCGCGATATCGTCGGTTCGGCGCACGTGCTAGTAGACCCGGCGCGCACCCGCGGGTATACAACGGACTGGACGGGTCGATGGGTGGGATCGACTGTCGCCGTAGTACGACCGGGTAGCACCGCAGAGGTTTCCGCTGTGGTCACCGCCTGCTCTGAGGCACACATTCCGATCACCACCCAGGGTGGGAACACGGGTCTGGTGGGCGGCGGTATCCCCCAGGCAGGTTCGGTGCTCTTGAGTACTAAGCGCCTGGATCTTCTCGAATCGGTCGATCCGATCGCTTGCACCATTGCAGCGGGCGCCGGCGTCACGGTGGCACGCGCCGATGCGGCAGCGTCAGCACACGGCCTCCGGTTTGGCGTGGATCTGGCATCGAGAGAATCCGCGACTCTCGGCGGCATCGTCGCTACGAATGCGGGCGGCACCAGGATGATCCGGTTCGGTGACACGCGGTCCCAGCTGCTCGGGGTCGAAGCGGTACTGGCCGACGGCAGTGTCTTGTCCCGCTGGACACCGCTCGCCAGGGACAATGTCGGATACGATCTGGCCGGGTTGCTGGCAGGTAGTGAAGGCACTCTGGCTGTGATCACCAAGGTCTTGATGAAACTGGTGACACCCGCAGCAGATTCGAGCATCTTTCTCGCCGGTGTGGCGACCGTGGACGCCGCCTTGCGCGTGTATGAACTGGTCGCCCGGAGCGGATTGACCATTGAGGCCGCCGAATTGATGACCGCAGACGGAATCGAAATCGTGTGCAAGCACACCGATATGCGTCGACCGTTCGAATCGCACTCCAGGTTCTACGTTTTGTTCGAGGTCTCAGCGCTCCGTGGTACCGAGGATGCACTGCTCGAGATCTTTGCTGAGGCCGAGGGTTTTGTCGATGACGTGGCGATCGATCGCCGGCCCGCCCGGAAGCTGTGGCGATTGCGTGAGGCGCATACCGAAAGCATCGGCCGCGCGTCCAGCACACCGGTGATCAAACTGGATCTGTCGGTGCCGCTCGAGTCGATGTCATCTTTCGTGGGAGCTGTCGAATCGGCTGTAGCCCAGCGATTTCCGACAACGCGATCGATCATGTTCGGTCACTTCGCTGACGGCAACATCCACGTCAACCTTCTGGATGTCCCGTCAGCGCAAGCAGACTCGATCACTGAGGCCGTTTTCGGAGTTGTCACCGACCACCGGGGTTCTATAAGCGCCGAAAGCGGAGTCGGTCGCGCGAAAACCCAGTGGCTTCATCTCGGCCGGAGCGCGATCGACGTGTACATGATGAAGAGAATCAAACTTGTGCTAGACCCTCGACTCTCTCTCAATCCGGGAGTCCTGTTTTCGTGGGGGGCCAGATAG
- a CDS encoding YegP family protein, whose translation MAAKFELYKDKAGKIRFRLKAPNGEIIAASEAYESKAAAKNGIESIKKNAAGAEVVDQTMAAV comes from the coding sequence ATGGCTGCAAAATTCGAGCTCTACAAGGACAAGGCCGGCAAGATACGGTTCCGCTTGAAAGCCCCCAACGGCGAGATCATCGCAGCATCGGAAGCATACGAGAGCAAAGCCGCCGCCAAGAACGGCATCGAATCGATCAAGAAGAACGCCGCCGGCGCCGAAGTCGTCGACCAGACCATGGCAGCGGTGTAA
- a CDS encoding Ltp family lipoprotein encodes MTKPFSAPQPSYLSAAGSPTKQKKWVWLAAGPVLALVLAAPAWNSAPAAADVAQPDIAAPVSTHAVEFSLAKQDITSSQRNAIRSAQQYLDYSAFSRSGLIHQLEYEGFATADATFAVDSLNVDWNEQAAKSAKQYLEYTSFSRSGLIDQLVYEGFTRAQAEYGVNAAY; translated from the coding sequence ATGACCAAGCCGTTTTCCGCCCCACAGCCCAGCTACCTGTCGGCCGCGGGCTCGCCGACGAAACAGAAGAAGTGGGTGTGGCTGGCCGCCGGCCCGGTACTGGCTCTCGTCCTGGCGGCACCCGCATGGAATAGCGCTCCGGCAGCGGCCGACGTCGCTCAGCCGGATATCGCGGCGCCGGTATCGACACATGCGGTCGAATTCTCCCTGGCCAAGCAGGACATCACCTCCAGCCAGCGCAACGCCATCCGATCTGCCCAGCAGTACCTCGACTACTCTGCCTTCTCCCGCAGCGGTCTGATCCACCAGCTCGAGTACGAAGGCTTCGCTACCGCAGACGCTACGTTCGCGGTGGACAGCCTGAATGTGGACTGGAACGAGCAAGCGGCAAAAAGCGCCAAGCAGTATCTTGAGTACACCTCGTTCTCTCGGTCCGGACTGATCGATCAGTTGGTGTATGAGGGCTTCACGCGTGCCCAGGCCGAGTACGGAGTCAATGCCGCCTACTGA